From Rutidosis leptorrhynchoides isolate AG116_Rl617_1_P2 chromosome 3, CSIRO_AGI_Rlap_v1, whole genome shotgun sequence, a single genomic window includes:
- the LOC139898326 gene encoding nucleoid-associated protein At4g30620, chloroplastic-like has protein sequence MASASGFTAQISNFNGVSSSSSFQKTSLKPTSVGMRTLFQHGHRKLVDNRRSLHVVALFGGGKKDDGKAGVFGNMQNLYETVKKAQMVVQVEAVRVQKELAIAEFDGYCEGELVKVTLSGNQQPVRTEITEAAMELGSEKLSLLITEAYRDAHQKSVQAMKARMGDLAQSLGMPPGMGDVLKQ, from the exons ATGGCGTCAGCAAGTGGCTTCACAGCTCAGATTTCAAATTTTAATGGCGTTTCTTCGTCATCTTCATTCC AAAAAACAAGCCTAAAACCAACTTCAGTTGGTATGAGGACCCTATTTCAACATGGTCATCGAAAACTTGTTGATAACCGCCGATCTCTTCATGTTGTCGCCTTATTTGGAGGAGGAAAGAAGGATGACGGAAAG GCAGGGGTTTTTGGAAACATGCAAAATCTATATGAGACTGTAAAGAAGGCACAAATGGTCGTTCAGGTTGAGGCAGTACGTGTGCAAAAAGAACTTGCCAT AGCTGAGTTTGACGGTTATTGTGAAGGCGAGTTAGTAAAG GTCACGCTTTCTGGGAACCAACAACCGGTGCGCACGGAAATAACCGAGGCTGCAATGGAGTTAGGATCAGAA AAACTTTCACTTCTGATTACCGAAGCATATAGGGATGCCCATCAAAAAAGTGTCCAG GCCATGAAAGCTCGAATGGGTGATCTTGCACAGAGCTTAGGAATGCCACCTGGCATGGGTGACGTGTTGAAGCAATAA